AGATTTcgaaaaaagaataagaagaaaaaattaaggaaacaaaaaacataattcagagaaagattaatagtaatttttaaattggtacaaaaatttattctgttttcattgtATTAGGCAGTGAAATTCAAAATAGGTAGTTGCTCATCAAATCAActggaaattttaattaaaatgctaaCCATATTCCTAACTTGGTAATTTGTCTAATCCTGGAAGTTTGGAAAGTTCTCTTCTGAATCCAAAAGTCATAATAATCCACCAAGGAAAAACTATTTTAGATTGCAGCTAAGAAGTCAAGAACACAATTACCACAAGAAGAGTGTCAGATTTGGTGTcttctccatttctgctttacagtatttattatcacagaaaagaaatggccagaagaaaaccataattattaatatgttaGCGTTTAGCAACTTAAAATTCACTAAAGCAGGATAATCTCATTGGTTAATAATAATGCACATATTGTATCTATTTGAACTTCTGATTgaacaaaaggagagaaaataaaggtAAACAGGCCTGTTGCTGTTGGAATTTAagctgtttaaaataaatattaattgaattctATATGGCTCTCCAGAGATAAGGCTTTAATGGTAAttccacccccactcccaaccTATGTTGAGGCAGTAAAAAGTTCACATGTAGACTTTAAACGTTAAAAGCACTAACAATTATGACAATCTGAAGATACGACGTGGCATGAAATCCCAATGAGTAgagtgttttatttcatttaggtAAAAGTGAACAAATAAGTTTAGGCAATGCAGCTAGtttgaaaacaaagggaaaatgatGGTTCATGGGTTCATTCACTGTGTGAAAATTCACTGAACCATGTAGTTATGATATGTTTTTTTGCATACTGTTAAGAAAAGGTATCTCTGAATCAATTCATATGTCATAAAATGCTCTTTCattagtattaaaatatttaaatatctacaTGCATATTGTGTTCTACCAAGTGAAAGGAGGTAGACTACGCAGATATAATCACAGTCTCCAtgtacttttctttctcaaatagATAAGATGTGTGAAGACAGACGTATAACAGACCGACTGACACTCAGTGAGCTGACCACTGATGGACAGCTGTATCACCTCTCTTTGTTTATGATAAAGTCCCAGCTAAGTGCCAGAACCTTTTCTTTAATAGCGTCTGTTTATTCTCTGTCCTTGAACCATTGTCCATAGATCGTTTAGAAGCTGTATCTGTCCAGCTTCTCAATTCCCTTTCTAAACCCCATCAAATTAATAACTCCTTATTAATGGTATACAATGTGCTTTGTACTCTTCCTTATTCCTTTAACTTAATGTTTCTAAAACTTCAGTCTTTCATTTATGATCATCACAATTTTCACAATGTCATCGTACCAACTgggctgttatttttaaaataattttaagttgaCTCATATTCCTTTCTTCATAGTGCCTACTTTAACCTAGTCCTAAACTTTATTATCCGTggaattgttgatttttttttttaatagtatgtaTCATCAACTAAAATAATCATGTAAACCCCCAGTGGCATGCTAACCACACTTGAACAACCACAGCATTCTTGGAGTCAGCTTAGTTATCACCTAGTAAGAATGATAAATGTACCAACATAGAAGCTTGCCCTACAGAACATAAGCTGCTTTATCTCCTATCTCAAAAGGTAGTCTTATTTTTTTGTAATCTCTGGTAAATAGACACATTCCAAGATGTGCACAACGAAGAATATTTGAGGAACTCTTCTGAATTTTAGTTTAACTTACTGATTTgtttcacagattaaaaaattcCTTTCAGAAAAATCACCTGtggatattttttgtttaaaattctttaGATTGGTTTAATTATAACTGAAGTTTACTCTGATAATAATGACACATAAATCACTGTCTCTTAATTCTTATCATATAGAATGGTGAAAGTCAAAATCAGAACTTGTGGAATTTAAATAAtaggtaaaggaaaaaattggACCTAGAGAAAAAATAAggctcctttttcatttattctgacTCTTGAGTGCATATTATATGCCTGCCATCTTTCTACATGCTGAAGATGCATCAATAAAGAagttttaatagacaaaaatACCATGATCGTGCATACATAATAATTgtaatacaaaattttttttttttttttttttttttttagtatgaaattagtttttatttgacTTCAAAATAAACACTTAACATTTTTCCAAAACTAAAGATGAATACTTAGAAACAAGGGtagaagattatttttttccttccctggggAAACCAGTAAGGCAGACGTTCTAACGTGGCTTGCAAGGCTCTTTCATTGGACTAATCTAGACAGTTAAGACCCTCCCCAACTTTCCCTCTATTGTCAGTTGTACCTACCAGGGTTATGGCTGGCAGGAGAAATACCCCAAAACAACCCCCCGCCCGCTCCCCCACCCAACACAATCAAGGGATTTGAAAAGCTGGGAAAATTGTTGAAACATGTGACCAAGTGTTCATATAAAATCCTTTCTAAGGAGACTGAGTGAAGCTACTATGCCTCAGCAACTCAGCTGAGGTTTCTGCCTGGTCAGTGCGAAGCACGTCAGTCAGCGGGCTGTACCCCTCACAGCTCACCACAGGGATGTCTTAAagttgaacttcagcttcagcaggtACTTCAGATGGACCTGAGCAATGTCATAGACGATGTACTCGTTATATAGCAGACAGGTGTCATTAACACCAGACGAAATCCCTGTCCCGAGAGGCACCTCCACACCATCCATGGTAATACTAGCCGATGGGTCAGGGGTAGTTTTGCCTAAACCTTTGACACTGTGCTTGCCCTTGGGTAACTTGCTGATATGCGAAGCGTGTTTCAGTTCATACATGTTTCCAAGGGCAACTTCTCCCAACAGGATCAAGCCTATTGGGTCTCCCTGGGATGTGTGGCAGTAGTTGGCACTCTTGGAGACCATGTCGGCGAAATAGATCCCCTTACCAAACATGTAGCCTGTCACAGGCGCTTCAGGTGGGGCTATCCGGAGACCCTGGGATAGGATGCCTGCGAAGTTGGTGGTCCTGGACCCGTGCCACAGGAGCCTCCGGTTATGCAGCTGCTTAAACGGCTTGTAACGCTGGCTCTCCCCTTCGCGCTCTATCTTGAAGATGTCGACGACTTCCAAGTCGTACGCGTTGTGTGTGGTCGCGTGAGTGTTCTTCACATACTTCCTGATGATCTCGGCTTCTTCGGAATCTTTGTCCACAACCTTAATGTCAGTTTTGAGCTTCTCATAGTTGACATCAATGGGGTCCTTGCTGCTGTCATCAGAACCACCCCTGAGTAGACTGTAGGCCACCTCAATGTCCAGCAGGTTGTCCAGCATTTCCACCTTGGCCTGCACGCTGTCTGCATTGTTCAGGAGCGGGGGCTTCTTCATCCCGAAGTCGTGGGGGATCAGCGTGTAGAAGCGGTTGGAGAGATCCAGGATGTGGGAATCACTGCTGCCCTGGGACAGTGCCTGCTGGACCTCGCTGAGGATGGAGTACGCAGCCTGGATCTGCCTTTTGCTCAGCTTCCCTAAGGGCATCTTCTGAAGGTCAATCTCATACTCCACCATGGCTTTCTTCATACTTTCCACATCAAAGATCATTTTAATGAGGTTCTGCACTGGCTTGGGGAGCTTGGACTTGGTGCCAGGGTTTACCGTCAACTTCTTCACCGCCTCTTCATCCTGGCCATAGTCAATCTCCAGAGGGTAGAACTTTTTGGGATGCTTCGTAAAGGTTTTGGAGTGCCAGGCATTTCCGGTTTTCTCTtcatataatttcataaaatgcTCAATGGCATCCTCCTTGGATGGCATCTGCTCCAGTTTGTTACTACCAATCACCGTGCCCACACGGCCCCAGGACCTGAATATCCAGTACCTGCTCTCTTTGTCATCCTCCAGGAGCTGCAGCTTGTAATACGAGTTGGTCCCTTTGACGATGTCCACGAGCCCGAGGGTGGCGCTGAAGACCTTCCCACCTTTCTCGAGGACGTGTGCGTTGTGTTCCAGACCTGAATCAGGGTCGACGGCTGCGCCTCCTTTAAGAGTTAATTTCATCCTCTTTTCAGATTTGTTGGTACCTTCCTCCTTGACGGGGCCCTTGCTCTTCTTGCAGGGCGCGGCCCCTGACTTCCCTCTCGGGGCCACTGCTTCAACAGGCTCCACCTTCACCTCAGCCCCCCAGGGGGACAAGAGGTGGGTGGAGAGCAACTCCTGAAGGCTTTTGGTGGAGGCAGAGATGTCCTGGAGGAAGTCCTCAGACACGACGCGGATGTTGGCTTCTTTTACTTCCTCCATCTTTTTATTCATCTTGTCCACCTCCTTTTTGGTGCTGATACACAGGGAGGCCTTGTTGGCCGTCCCTGTCAATTTCCCCCCGAGTTTCTCGATCGTGGCCTTCACTTCATCCTTGTTCTGGGAGAGCTTCCCAAGAGTCAGGATCTTCATGTTGGATAATGGCTTGTCTGAGGGGCCGGAGGGCACAGCGGCAGGCGCTGAAGCTGCAGAGGGCGGGGGTGCCGCCCCCACCGGGGCGCTGCTCTCTGGGGGGAATATGCGGTCCTGCTTTTTGATCTTCAGTTTCTTGAAGTAAGAGATTTCTCGGAATTCCTTTGGGGTCACCCACTCCTTCCGGTTGGGTGTCTGTGTCTTGACCATACACTTGGTCCAGGCAGTCACGTCCCCGGTACAGTAATAGGCGTCGCCCTTGAAGACCAGCTGGCCTGAGCATTCCTCACATGGAAGCAGGGCGCCAAACACCAAACCGTCGGCCACTCGGTCCAAGATCGCCGACTCCCCGGAGGGCACTTGCTGCTTGTTGAAGATGAGCAGCTCTTTCAGGTCGTTTGTTGAGCACGCTTTCTTTAGCTCGTCCTTGACGTTCCAGATCAGGTCGTTCTGGGCCTTGAGGGCCTTTTCAAGCTTAatctccttgtctttttcttttttagatttcttcttGGCCACTTCATCTAGTCCATCCACCTCAtcgccttttctctttctttcacccTTGATTTCCGGGAGCTGCTTCTTGAGGGCTTCTTGGTCCTCTGCAGTGAGGCAGCTGAAGCCCATGAGCTGGCTTGCACTGAACTCAGGACGGAAGCCCAGCTCCTCCCGTTTCTGAACAAAACACTTTGGGTGGTACCAGCAGTCAACCATGCCCAGCTGGGGCTTATCGGGGTACACCACCTTCTTGGACAGGCGCACCTGGCCCTTTTCTATCTTCTCCATGCAGCTCTTGCACGTGCTTCTGTTGGATTTGGCGTACCCTGCCCCAAAGTCAATCAGCGTCTTCTCTGTCTTGCTGCCAACTCCATCTTGGCCTTTGCCTGAAACATCTGTTGCTCCTCCAGTCTCGGCCATCTTCTTGATCTTCTGCTGGTCATCCCAGCGGAGCTCGGAGAACCCATCCACCTCGACATCAGGGTGCCAGATGGAGTGGCCGACCTTCCAGAAGCAGGAGAGGTGGTGCCAATGCGGGATTTTCCCATCGAACATGGGCGACTGCACCATGAAGGCCATCCGGATCGAGTCCTTGGGGATGCTCTCTTTGCATTTCTTGCAAGACGCGCGCCCGCTCTTGGCGTACTCGACCCGGTAGACCTTGTCTGAAGACTCCGCCATCCTTTTCCTGCCGCTTACTGCTCCGGGAGCCCGACGCCGCGACCTGGAGACCCGCTTCTGCTACTGCCGCCTCACCCACCGATCCGCTAGCCACAGGCGGCTAAGCGCCTAGAaccgtcgccgccgccgcctccgaaCACGCCGCGCAGGCCACCCGCCGCTCCCGATAGATTCTGTAAtacaaaattttatagaaaagtttTAAAGTACATGTTTAACTTTGAGATACTCCTACTGAGATATTCCTATCAGTGTTTTCTAGTATCTCATTtctcattattctcattttcaaaatctCTAAATATTCtaattactattttaatttatatttataatctttttattaaaagttatttattctcAACATTTGCatattataaaaatttgaaaCATAAAAGTTTAGACAATAACATAAGACTTTATTCTTCCATTTGTTCAGACTAAAAACATCAGTGTTACTGATTCCTTTCACTTTTAATGCCTCACCATTTTTGCAGTATCATCACACCAActgtgtcattattttaaaaaatattttaaagttagctcattttcctttcctcctaATACCTCCTTGATTTCTATCCTTCACCAATACCCCTCAAACTAATTTGTTGCTtgtaccttcaaaatatatccataGTTCTACCACTTCTCGTCATTCCCACTACCACAGTCTTAGTCCAAGACATCATCGTCTATTACATAAATTATTGCAGTAGCCTCACAGTAGATCTGCCAGCTTCTGTTCTTACACCTTTCCACCCCACACATTCTACCTCAACGAAGCACCCAGAAAAATCCTGTTACAATGTGAGTCATATAATATTGTTCCTCTGCTCAAAGCACTACAATGAATTGTCATCTTACACTGAATAAAAGTcagaattctttttccttttcttattgaagtatagttgaggtACAGTATTATATGATACAGGTATATGATATAGTGATTAACAATTTTTTAGGGGGGGTAGACCTTTGatgataaaggtctgtctagtcaaggctatggtttttccagtagtcatgtatggatgtgagagttggactataaagaaagctggtcaccaaagaagtgatgcttctgAACCATggtgttgaggaagactcttaagagtcccttggactgcaaggaggtccaaccagtccatcctaaaggaaatcagtcctgaatattcattggaaggactgatgctgaagctgaaactccaatattctggccacctgatgcaaagaactgactcatttgaaaagaccctgatgctggcaaagattgaaggcaggaggagaaggagatgacagagaatgagatagttggatgacatcacccactcaatgaatatgagtttgaacaagccctgagagtttgtaatggacagggaagcctggcgtgcttctctccttggggttgtaaagagtcggacatgactgagtaactgaactaaactgaagtgaTCCAAGAATAGAATTTTGGAGTCATAtagtagctctacttttagttttttgagaaacctccataccatttttcacagtggctgcaccaatttacatttacattagCAGTGtttgagggttcccttttctccacatccttgccaacatttgttatttgtggtctctTTGATggtagtcattctgacaggtgtgaagtttcactgtggttttgatttgcgtttccctgatggttagcaACGTTGAGCATatttcatctgcatttcctctttgggaaaatgtctattgaTTTCTTCcacccattttaaaatcaggttgttttCAGAGTTCTTATTATTCTAAGAGTTTTCTATGTTTTTGTATGTAGTTACAGTAAAATCATTTTTCACTGCTAGGTGATagtctaagaaaataattcatttcattAATGCATTCTTTCATTCATGGACATTTGGGGACCATTCAGTTGtattgcaattttaaataattcccACAGTAAGAAATGCTAAGAGAAATTCTTTAGGATGGAGGAAATGATATTAGATATAATTTCAGAAGTTTGGGAAGGAATGACTAACTCTTATTTATAgttaactgattttcaacaagggtgccaaAAAAATCTGGTGgggaaaacatgtttttttttcaatgaatggtATTGGGACATTCAGATATTCAtacgtaaaagaatgaaactggacccctgTATCACACTATAcatgaaaattaactcaaaattgatcattgacctaaatgtaagagttaaaactataaCCTTGCTGGGAAGGAAAAAACCTAGATTGATATCTTCTTGGATTTAGGTTAGATGCTGGTTTCTTAATGAGATCCCCAAAACACAGCAGTAAAAGGAAAAAGGGTAAAccagatttcatcaaaattaaaaccttctgtgccttaaaggaaatcatcaacaaaaaaatatgaaaagataacaCATAgaatcagagagaaaatatttgtgaatcataTATCAGATTAGGGACTTGTACtcagaatgattaaaaaatacaattcaaCAATTAAAGCACAaataccttaatttttaaaatgagctaaGTATCTCAATAGACAGTTCTCTAAAAGAGACATGCAAACAGTCAGAAAGCAcataaaagatgcttaatatgcaaattaaaaccacagtgaagttTCCATTTCAACAACTGAGGCCTGAAGATTCTGGGTTCAACCCAGCAGGAAGATTTGGCCTCTGACTGAAGAGGAGACCCATGTAATGTTTGAGAAGACAGCAAAATTCATCAGAGGGAACCTTCAGCTACTGGTCATCAGGTCCTATGGCACCGATTGTTTCAGGCTTGACAATGACCGCACGGTGTACTATGTGAATGAGATGATCTTGAAGTTGATTGTTGGTATCTCTGGTGACAAGCCGGTTTTGCTTGGGAGGAACTTTGGAAAATTCCCTAAGACCCACAAGTTTCAGTTGGACGTTACAGCTCTGGATTACCTAGCACCCTACCccaagaatggggcttcccaggtggtgctagtggtaaagaactcacctaccaatgcaggagacataaatgtgggttcaattcctgggtggggaagatcccctggaggagggcatggcaacccactccagtagcttgcctggagaatccccatggacaaaggagcctggcaggctaccatccatagtccatagcgtcacagagttggacatgactgatgaaCTCGGCACTATGCCAAGAATAAAGTGTTCCTGAAACAGAGCAAGCCTTCCTGTCTGGGAACCATGAGCTGAAATCTGGACTTGGTTGAGTTACTGGAAATACTCCTCAGTACTAGGGAGTCATGGGGAACTCCGTGGCAGACATCCCTTTGGCTTTTGGGGTGGCAGCAAAGTCTAACAAGACTGCAGGAGGGTAGACACCATAATTATGGTGGTATTTCATCAAGCAGACATTGGGGAGTATGTTGGCACGAAGAGACATTGATTTTAAACCATCAGGAGGACCTGGGGCTGTGTAGAAGGGCCTAGCTTTGATTCCTGTGTCTGTAGACTCCAGTGTCACGTTGAATTTTGTCAACACTGTGACCTGTTCAGGGACTTCTTGATTTAATATTCACTTGATCACAGACAAACATAAGCTGGATTCTCATGCAGAAATGGCTCAAAAATGGAGTTTTGGATCTTTGTGATTGTGAAATAGAATACTGTGTTTTATATTTGAATCAGAGGGTTTCTTGTATTGAGTGACAAGTTCTAAATTGTTGGAACTGAGGACAAGATGAGCTTATTATTGTTATCTGTGATAATACTATTTTCCAAATGATAAGAACATAAtggattttcttatttattaatacaaTGAAAGATACATATTGCCATATCAGAATACTAGGGCATGTCTggaattttacaaatgaaatttgGATAAAATATAAGAGCAGTTTATTCTGCTGATTTTCTATATGGTAGGTGCTGTGTggtgtgaaagaaaaacttggATTCAAACAACAGTTCTCAAATCTACCAGATGTATGGCCTTAGATGGGGCATTAAACTTTAATTAAAGcttcatttcttcaaaaaaaaaaatagcttaactGTCTTCCTAAGCATAGTTCTTAGAATTAGAAATCGTAactgtaaagcacttagcacagtgcctggcaaatgATAGGCATTGAATAAATAGCAAGAATTATTTCTGTGATGATTCTACTGAATATTTCTGTTACTGAGTAGGATCTTATGAATATAATTTGATTATACCTTGACTTTTACAAGTAGTTTATCAATCTTTCTTGAATGATATGATCTCATGCTGAATGTTATTTTTATCACCCTGATTTCCTAAAACATAATTTCTCTTAtaaatcttttgttttgttttttaattaaaacatttttaaattgaagtatggttgatttacaatgatgtgttggTTTGGGGTGTATAGTAGGGTGATTcagatatatctatatacatacatatattctaatAAATCTTTACTTCCCTGACTGAACTGGATGAAAAACCACTAATCAGAGACTGCAATAATAATTCAgctcctccatccttccccatgccttccaaaattatttttagaattattaaaatattttttcattttgatgtatggcaaaagccaacacagtattgtaaaacaattatccttcaattaaaaataaataaatttttaaaattttaatgaaaaacattaCAAATTTTTTTAACTACCTGTATTGTAAGGCAATTTCTTTAGTGAATATACTGCTTATTTTAAATTCCAAAGGTAGCATCtctaaaataaagcatttttcaattaccaaaaaaaaaaaaacccaactgcaCAATAAAAAACTATTTCACACACTACGATAGTTAAAAAGATGGACAGTAATTAGTGTTGttgagaatatggagaaattagAAGCCTTATACATTGCTGCAGGAGTGCAAAATAGTGCAGgtactttggaaaaaaatttgaaagttcctcacaacttttaaaatacagagttACTAGATAACCTACATTTCCAGACTTACTCTAATGAGAGGTCCTGGCAAGTGACATATCATGaacattattttccttatttataaagtaAGAATGGTATCTGTTTGTTGatgatttatttctttgtgtttgttgtagttagtcgctcagtcatgtccgactctttgtggactgtagcctgccaggctcctctgttcatgggatttcccaggcaagagtatcagagttggttgccatttcctctttccaggaatcttcccaacccagggaatcaaacctttgtctcctgcaatgcagatagattctttacctgcttagCCATCATTTAACttcaaacaataacaacaaaaataaaatctttgactttccataaggaaatgaaaaccagctcacagactggaagaaaatatttgcaaaatagcaCATAAGTTTGATAAATGGACTTTATAAAGAACTCTGACAACAATGcaaagacaaataatcca
The Cervus canadensis isolate Bull #8, Minnesota chromosome 6, ASM1932006v1, whole genome shotgun sequence genome window above contains:
- the LOC122443738 gene encoding poly [ADP-ribose] polymerase 1, with protein sequence MAESSDKVYRVEYAKSGRASCKKCKESIPKDSIRMAFMVQSPMFDGKIPHWHHLSCFWKVGHSIWHPDVEVDGFSELRWDDQQKIKKMAETGGATDVSGKGQDGVGSKTEKTLIDFGAGYAKSNRSTCKSCMEKIEKGQVRLSKKVVYPDKPQLGMVDCWYHPKCFVQKREELGFRPEFSASQLMGFSCLTAEDQEALKKQLPEIKGERKRKGDEVDGLDEVAKKKSKKEKDKEIKLEKALKAQNDLIWNVKDELKKACSTNDLKELLIFNKQQVPSGESAILDRVADGLVFGALLPCEECSGQLVFKGDAYYCTGDVTAWTKCMVKTQTPNRKEWVTPKEFREISYFKKLKIKKQDRIFPPESSAPVGAAPPPSAASAPAAVPSGPSDKPLSNMKILTLGKLSQNKDEVKATIEKLGGKLTGTANKASLCISTKKEVDKMNKKMEEVKEANIRVVSEDFLQDISASTKSLQELLSTHLLSPWGAEVKVEPVEAVAPRGKSGAAPCKKSKGPVKEEGTNKSEKRMKLTLKGGAAVDPDSGLEHNAHVLEKGGKVFSATLGLVDIVKGTNSYYKLQLLEDDKESRYWIFRSWGRVGTVIGSNKLEQMPSKEDAIEHFMKLYEEKTGNAWHSKTFTKHPKKFYPLEIDYGQDEEAVKKLTVNPGTKSKLPKPVQNLIKMIFDVESMKKAMVEYEIDLQKMPLGKLSKRQIQAAYSILSEVQQALSQGSSDSHILDLSNRFYTLIPHDFGMKKPPLLNNADSVQAKVEMLDNLLDIEVAYSLLRGGSDDSSKDPIDVNYEKLKTDIKVVDKDSEEAEIIRKYVKNTHATTHNAYDLEVVDIFKIEREGESQRYKPFKQLHNRRLLWHGSRTTNFAGILSQGLRIAPPEAPVTGYMFGKGIYFADMVSKSANYCHTSQGDPIGLILLGEVALGNMYELKHASHISKLPKGKHSVKGLGKTTPDPSASITMDGVEVPLGTGISSGVNDTCLLYNEYIVYDIAQVHLKYLLKLKFNFKTSLW